In the genome of Gemmatimonadales bacterium, one region contains:
- a CDS encoding VOC family protein, giving the protein MAKVTGVGGVFFKSTGDHAALAAWYQTHLGMPLEDFGGAVLRWPDDTAEDHGLTVWHVAGKDSQWFSPSRSSFMINYRVDNLGELLEQLRAGGVEIVQGPESHENGKFAWIMDPDGNKIELWEPMPWDAKNKDA; this is encoded by the coding sequence ATGGCCAAGGTGACGGGTGTCGGTGGCGTGTTCTTCAAGAGCACCGGTGATCACGCGGCCTTGGCCGCGTGGTATCAGACGCACTTGGGCATGCCGCTGGAAGACTTTGGCGGCGCGGTCCTTCGATGGCCGGACGACACGGCCGAGGACCACGGCCTGACCGTGTGGCATGTGGCCGGGAAGGACAGCCAGTGGTTCAGCCCGAGCCGGTCCTCCTTCATGATCAACTACCGGGTCGACAACCTCGGGGAGCTGCTGGAACAGCTTCGGGCGGGCGGTGTGGAGATCGTCCAGGGCCCCGAATCGCACGAGAATGGCAAGTTCGCGTGGATCATGGATCCGGACGGCAACAAGATCGAGCTCTGGGAGCCGATGCCCTGGGACGCAAAGAACAAGGATGCGTGA